The sequence CCTTGGTGATTTTGTCCTTACAGGTGGCGAACTACCTGCCATGGTTATCACTGATGCTGTGGTGAGACTAATCCCTGGTAGTATAGGTAAGGAAGAGTCCTTTTTAAATGATTCTTTTCAAAATGGTTTGCTAGAGCACCCACACTATACACGTCCCCAAGAAATACATGGGTACAAAGTTCCTGATGTACTTTTATCTGGAAATCACCAGGAGATAGAAAAGTGGCGTACTGAGAAATCCTATGAAATCACTGTAAATAAACGCCCAGATTTGATTAAAAATATACCAGAAGACACCCTAAAAAAAATAAAAAAAGTTTGTAAAGAATAAAAAAATGTGTTACAATATATTGGGTATTACGGGCGGTCCTCTACTGGTTTTATAAGTAAGAACGTCTATGTTGGAAGGAGGGAATAGCCATGGAATTAATTAAACTAATTGAGCAAGAAAACATGAAATCAGACATTCCTCAATTTAAAGCTGGTGATACTGTAAAGGTTCACGTTAAGGTTGTGGAAGGTACTAGAGAAAGAATCCAGCTTTTTGAAGGCGTTGTAATCAAACGTAAAGGTAGTGGTGTTAGAGAAACCTTTACTGTTAGAAGAATTTCTTACGGCGTAGGAGTAGAGAGAACTTTTCCAATCCACTCTCCAAAAGTTGATAAGATCGAAGTTATGCGTATCGGTAAAGTTAGAAGAGCTAAGCTATACTACTTACGTAATCTTACCGGTAAGGCAGCTAGAATCCAAGAAATCAGAAAGTAACAGTATAAAAAGGGGCTGTGGTTATCAGCCCTTTTTTTATATATTGGAATATTTCATCCATTATATAAAAAAAGGGTGTTGCTAAGACTTTTTGAAGTCCAGGGATTCACCCTGTCTATTTAGTAAGATAAACGCCTATTGCTTCTTTTTAATACCATAAAAAATGGTGACAATTATGAAAAAAATTATTGAGATAGCTGAAATTCTTATACTGGTATTGGTAATAACTTTTGTCCTTAATACATATGTTTTTTCTCTTTTTAGGGTTTATGGGATATCCATGGAGCCTACTTTACAAGAAAGTGATCTGCTCCTTGTGAAAAAATGGGGAACAATAAAAAAAGGTGATATTATTGTTTTTTATGAATCAAATCAAGGAATTAACCTAGTTAAAAGGGTTGTGGGTGTGCCCGGTGATAAAGTA comes from Alkalicella caledoniensis and encodes:
- the lepB gene encoding signal peptidase I, producing MKKIIEIAEILILVLVITFVLNTYVFSLFRVYGISMEPTLQESDLLLVKKWGTIKKGDIIVFYESNQGINLVKRVVGVPGDKVQSDGDNIIINDKEIVQHKSDEFSFTLMNDEYYLIGDNFMLSEDSREFGPVKKDFILGTVLIRIWPIF
- the rplS gene encoding 50S ribosomal protein L19; the protein is MELIKLIEQENMKSDIPQFKAGDTVKVHVKVVEGTRERIQLFEGVVIKRKGSGVRETFTVRRISYGVGVERTFPIHSPKVDKIEVMRIGKVRRAKLYYLRNLTGKAARIQEIRK